In Haloplanus rubicundus, one DNA window encodes the following:
- a CDS encoding S8 family serine peptidase has product MPPRSRVALLTVVVVLAAVQPTLAGTAPTDGSRSVGDVGPTVGAAIERHPSGAGATADALRSVRADTVHERGHTGTGVSVGVIGQGFETEDALEPHTAGWRQVGDGPRSTAHDTAVAEVVSETAPDANLYLAGVGRTPTPAEYAAAVEWLTARGVDIIVDSGSYFPSVAADERRITAAAERASDRGVVFVTSAGNYANRHWAGPGTAEGWVAFDDGDAANALADGQRLRGRVTVRLRWRSAADYDLYLYRRLPNGDDPVVAKSVADEASPGPSIEGIDVAVPAGRYYVAVYADDGVTDPDRVQVFAARHELEHTTARGSMLAPATSDRVVAVGAAADGERLDYSSLSATGAVDLTAPADARTRADPDLTGTSAAAPYVAGTAALVTAAGGDPSPARVESILERTAAGEGETVDALAAVEAATAAGAGPAAVSDASDGGSAGPTISTDGTATLVDVSTGPEDDERRVTDATTDATGADSVDRAARNVTRPAGDGERADEERRTDEGRDGTARDDARENGADERNGDAGADRNTERDGRDRGTESTDGERRDDTSDRRDGAR; this is encoded by the coding sequence ATGCCTCCCCGCTCCCGCGTCGCACTCCTCACCGTCGTCGTCGTCCTCGCAGCCGTCCAGCCGACGCTGGCGGGGACGGCGCCGACCGACGGGTCCCGGAGCGTCGGCGACGTGGGGCCGACCGTCGGCGCCGCGATAGAACGCCACCCGTCCGGGGCCGGCGCCACCGCCGACGCGCTCCGGTCGGTTCGGGCCGACACCGTCCACGAACGCGGCCACACGGGCACGGGCGTCTCGGTCGGCGTCATCGGGCAAGGGTTCGAGACGGAGGACGCGCTCGAACCCCACACCGCCGGCTGGCGACAGGTCGGTGACGGCCCGCGCTCGACCGCCCACGACACCGCCGTCGCCGAAGTGGTGTCCGAGACGGCGCCGGACGCGAACCTGTATCTCGCGGGCGTCGGCCGGACGCCCACGCCCGCGGAGTACGCCGCCGCCGTCGAGTGGCTGACCGCCCGCGGCGTCGACATCATCGTCGACTCCGGGAGCTACTTCCCGAGCGTCGCGGCCGACGAGCGACGGATCACCGCCGCCGCCGAACGGGCGAGCGACCGGGGCGTCGTCTTCGTCACCTCCGCCGGCAACTACGCGAACCGCCACTGGGCCGGGCCGGGCACCGCCGAGGGCTGGGTCGCCTTCGACGACGGCGACGCGGCGAACGCCCTCGCCGACGGCCAGCGGCTTCGGGGACGGGTGACCGTCCGCCTGCGCTGGCGCTCCGCCGCCGACTACGACCTGTATCTCTACCGCCGCCTGCCGAACGGCGACGACCCGGTCGTCGCGAAGTCCGTCGCCGACGAGGCCAGTCCGGGGCCCTCCATCGAGGGTATCGACGTGGCGGTGCCCGCGGGCCGGTACTACGTTGCCGTCTACGCCGACGACGGCGTCACCGACCCCGACCGCGTACAGGTGTTCGCCGCCCGGCACGAACTCGAACACACGACCGCCCGGGGGAGCATGCTCGCCCCCGCGACGAGCGACCGCGTGGTCGCCGTCGGCGCCGCGGCGGACGGCGAGCGCCTCGACTACAGTTCGCTCTCGGCGACGGGGGCGGTGGATCTGACCGCGCCCGCCGACGCCCGCACGCGCGCCGACCCCGACCTCACCGGCACGTCCGCCGCCGCCCCGTACGTCGCCGGCACCGCGGCGCTGGTGACGGCCGCCGGCGGCGACCCCTCGCCCGCCCGCGTCGAGTCCATCCTCGAACGCACCGCCGCGGGCGAGGGCGAGACGGTCGACGCGCTGGCCGCCGTCGAGGCTGCGACGGCGGCGGGTGCAGGGCCGGCGGCCGTCTCCGACGCGTCCGACGGGGGCTCGGCTGGCCCCACCATCTCGACCGACGGGACGGCGACGCTGGTCGACGTGTCCACCGGCCCCGAGGACGACGAGCGGCGGGTGACCGACGCGACGACGGACGCGACGGGGGCGGACTCGGTCGACCGCGCCGCACGCAACGTCACCCGACCGGCTGGCGACGGAGAGCGGGCCGACGAGGAGCGCCGGACCGACGAGGGTCGCGACGGTACCGCGCGCGACGACGCCCGGGAGAACGGGGCCGACGAGCGAAACGGCGATGCGGGTGCGGACCGAAACACGGAACGTGACGGACGGGACCGCGGAACGGAGTCGACCGACGGGGAGCGACGCGACGACACGTCCGACCGGCGGGACGGGGCGCGGTAA
- a CDS encoding DUF5658 family protein, translating into MTTRIAESRIEEYWDWIAVALFLLLAVDLLTTLAAARLVGTGAESNPLMRWLLGRSVLVVIGAHLAVVVLVTGCFRLLVERLRRTPSPANQYFALAIEAWLGVLVAVGLGVFANNLSVIVLGGSLL; encoded by the coding sequence GTGACGACGCGAATCGCGGAGTCGCGGATCGAGGAGTACTGGGACTGGATCGCCGTTGCACTCTTTCTCCTCCTCGCGGTCGACCTGCTGACGACGCTCGCGGCCGCGCGCCTCGTCGGGACCGGCGCCGAGAGCAACCCGCTGATGCGGTGGCTGCTCGGGCGGAGCGTCCTCGTCGTGATCGGCGCCCACCTCGCCGTCGTGGTGCTCGTCACCGGCTGTTTCCGCCTGCTCGTCGAGCGTCTGCGGCGGACGCCGTCGCCCGCGAACCAGTATTTCGCGCTCGCCATCGAGGCGTGGCTGGGCGTCCTCGTCGCCGTCGGGCTCGGCGTCTTCGCCAACAACCTCAGCGTGATCGTCCTCGGCGGCAGCCTGCTGTGA
- a CDS encoding ATP-dependent DNA helicase: MGETWRAVFGHDEPYPEQADGIETAIETADRGGFAVIEGACGTGKTMLALTAGIDRVRDPDSDFERVVVLTSVKQQLRQFEADVRTINENLPDDWRPVSALTLVGKADVCPYSRERVGRIDESTVYDRCEGLRERTRNLTGSEGPTTAATLASEARQAQTGLLDSDGTASATPDYLETAGEPTPYLPDTAEYGDTEYCPFYAQYLDDLPEDGDPVEAVPFDFADAGLLDTEDLVGLAAGHGTCPHSMLGALLPHVEVVIGNYYHAFDPRTVDSFTGALLDDSTFVVCDEAHMLEPRVRDLVSDGVADATLRDAESELTRVIQPVEFDSEASETPRAAGETGDSEGSKIPRAAGETGDDAERRSTGTDSQDAALVRGELEETDVSLAELKETRAFVRDLREELDRRVRAHLDREHPAWRTAMDDLPDDEIPLRDPETPEPDRLTEWAEGAYGDDVWVRAETVGAVVARALNELEEEDRERAAPTAGRVLGAWYRADHGRYFRSIDLSRTWNEAEPPDSWRRAYNARLSLHNCVPGDAIADRLGDFGGGVLMSATLEPLSVFRTVTGLDDLEADGRPVVERTYGLSFPAENRASFAVDAPAFTHENRGSPGSESDTRRMYVDAVAEVASREGNVLVGMPNYAEAEWMAGELEARLDTPVLLDESSDDGATEALKSDFFAGGSKTLVTSLRGTLTEGVDYRGDRLHAAVVCGVPLVDTTLPRTRAVVTAYDRAFGSDGRGGRSGFETALTVPAVRKARQAVGRVIRGPDERGVRVFVDTRYARDRWNGVREYFPEWEREEFQPVSPDMLSLGLERFGG; encoded by the coding sequence ATGGGCGAGACGTGGCGGGCGGTGTTCGGCCACGACGAGCCGTACCCCGAACAGGCCGACGGCATCGAGACGGCCATCGAGACGGCCGACCGGGGCGGGTTCGCGGTGATCGAAGGCGCCTGCGGCACCGGCAAGACGATGCTCGCGCTGACCGCGGGCATCGACCGCGTGCGCGACCCCGACTCCGACTTCGAGCGGGTGGTCGTGCTCACGAGCGTCAAACAGCAACTCCGACAGTTCGAGGCGGACGTGCGCACGATCAACGAGAACCTTCCCGACGACTGGCGGCCCGTCTCGGCGCTGACGCTCGTCGGCAAGGCCGACGTGTGTCCGTACAGCCGGGAGCGAGTGGGACGGATCGACGAGTCGACCGTCTACGACCGCTGTGAGGGGCTCCGCGAGCGGACGCGCAACCTGACCGGGAGCGAAGGACCGACGACGGCGGCGACGCTGGCGTCGGAGGCCCGACAGGCTCAGACCGGCCTCCTCGACTCGGACGGCACCGCGTCGGCGACGCCGGACTACCTCGAAACTGCGGGCGAACCGACGCCCTACCTTCCCGACACTGCCGAGTACGGCGACACCGAATACTGCCCCTTCTACGCGCAGTATCTCGACGATTTGCCCGAGGACGGCGACCCCGTCGAGGCCGTCCCCTTCGACTTCGCGGACGCCGGCCTCCTCGACACCGAGGACCTCGTCGGCCTCGCGGCGGGCCACGGCACCTGCCCGCACTCGATGCTCGGGGCGTTGCTCCCCCACGTCGAAGTCGTGATCGGCAACTACTACCACGCGTTCGACCCGCGGACGGTCGACTCCTTCACCGGCGCCCTCCTCGACGATTCGACCTTCGTGGTCTGTGACGAGGCGCACATGCTCGAACCGCGGGTGCGCGACCTGGTGAGCGACGGGGTGGCCGACGCCACCCTGCGGGACGCCGAGTCGGAACTGACTCGGGTGATCCAGCCGGTCGAGTTCGACAGCGAGGCGTCGGAGACGCCTCGGGCAGCCGGCGAAACCGGCGACAGCGAGGGATCGAAGATCCCTCGGGCAGCCGGCGAAACCGGCGACGACGCGGAGCGGCGTTCCACCGGAACGGACTCGCAGGACGCCGCCCTCGTTCGCGGCGAACTGGAGGAGACGGACGTGAGTCTCGCGGAACTGAAAGAGACGCGGGCGTTCGTCCGCGACTTGCGCGAAGAACTCGACCGCCGGGTGCGCGCCCACCTCGACCGGGAGCATCCGGCGTGGCGGACGGCGATGGACGACCTGCCGGACGACGAAATCCCCCTCCGCGACCCGGAGACGCCGGAACCCGACCGGCTAACGGAGTGGGCCGAGGGCGCGTACGGCGACGACGTGTGGGTGCGCGCCGAGACGGTCGGCGCCGTCGTCGCGCGGGCGTTGAACGAACTGGAGGAGGAGGACCGCGAGCGTGCCGCCCCCACCGCAGGCCGGGTGCTGGGCGCGTGGTACCGCGCGGACCACGGTCGGTACTTCCGGTCGATCGATCTCTCGCGGACGTGGAACGAGGCCGAACCCCCCGATTCGTGGCGCCGCGCCTACAACGCGCGGCTGTCGCTACACAACTGCGTCCCCGGCGACGCCATCGCGGACCGCCTGGGCGACTTCGGCGGCGGCGTGTTGATGTCGGCGACGCTCGAACCGCTGTCGGTGTTCCGGACCGTCACGGGACTGGACGACCTGGAGGCCGACGGCCGACCGGTCGTCGAGCGGACGTACGGTCTCTCCTTCCCCGCCGAGAACCGCGCGAGTTTCGCCGTCGACGCGCCGGCCTTCACCCACGAGAACCGCGGGTCGCCGGGGTCGGAGAGCGACACCAGGCGGATGTACGTCGACGCCGTCGCCGAGGTGGCGAGTCGGGAGGGGAACGTCCTGGTCGGGATGCCGAACTACGCCGAGGCGGAGTGGATGGCCGGCGAGTTGGAGGCCCGTCTCGACACGCCAGTGCTGCTCGACGAGTCGAGCGACGACGGGGCGACGGAGGCGTTGAAGTCGGACTTCTTCGCCGGCGGGTCGAAGACGCTCGTCACCAGCCTCCGGGGGACGCTCACGGAGGGCGTCGACTACCGGGGTGACCGCCTGCACGCGGCGGTGGTCTGTGGGGTCCCCCTCGTCGATACGACGCTGCCGCGAACGCGGGCGGTCGTGACGGCGTACGACCGCGCGTTCGGGAGCGACGGGCGCGGCGGCCGAAGCGGGTTCGAGACCGCGCTGACGGTGCCGGCGGTCAGGAAGGCCCGGCAGGCGGTCGGGCGGGTGATCCGCGGGCCCGACGAGCGCGGGGTCCGCGTGTTCGTCGACACCCGCTACGCTCGCGACCGGTGGAACGGCGTGCGGGAGTATTTCCCCGAGTGGGAGCGCGAGGAGTTCCAGCCCGTCAGCCCGGATATGCTGTCGCTGGGGCTGGAGCGGTTCGGCGGATAG
- a CDS encoding DUF7576 family protein has protein sequence MIDPTSDIGEDVDESTAPTCHTCGKKIMQEPNHRVVSWVDEGAVEHLHFCDGECREDWSGRRPR, from the coding sequence ATGATCGACCCCACATCCGATATTGGGGAGGACGTCGACGAGAGCACCGCACCGACGTGTCATACGTGTGGGAAGAAGATCATGCAGGAACCGAACCATCGGGTCGTCTCGTGGGTCGACGAGGGGGCCGTCGAGCATCTTCACTTCTGTGACGGCGAGTGTCGCGAGGACTGGAGCGGGCGGCGGCCCCGATAA